The Sulfuricystis thermophila genome segment CGAACTGATGTGGGCGTTCGCGAAATGGGAGCCCGATCCGCGCCTTGCGTTGCGCCTTGGACGCATCGGCGCGGACTTCATGATGCTCGCCGACTCGAGGCTGGTCGGCTATTCCTACCTGACGGTACGGCCGCCGGCGGATTTCTTCGGCCCGCTGTTCTTTTCTCATTTCGACGGTGCCGATGCCGCCGTTACGCTGCCGGCAGCCGGGGGTCTTGCACACCTCAAGGCCTTCGCCGGTCGGACGCACGAAAAGGCTGCTGGGGGGCTTGGGGTTTGGGATACCAGCGGCTCGCCGGTTGCCGGTCTGGTGTTCGACTACACCCGCGGTCCCTGGCAGTTGCGCGCGCAGGCGGCGCGCATCCGGTTCGCGGCGGACATGAACACCGGCTTTCTCGAAGCACCGCTGTTGGCCAGCGGGTTTCCTGAGGCGGCGGCTTCGCTGCAGACGAAAGACAAGACCACGCGTTATCTCTCTGCCGGCTTGGTCTACGACCGTGGGCCGCTGCTGGTGCAAGGCATGCTGAACCGCATCCGCCACGAGGCCCAGGTTTTCGAGGATTCCCATGCGGGCTATGTATTGGCGGCCTATCGACTTGGACGGGTTACCCCGTTCGTCGGGATGTCCCGTTGGAAGTCGAAATCCCGTGACGATCTGCCCGCCGTCCCGGTTCCGGTGCTGGGCGACTACTACCGCCTGTTCATGGCGGGTGGGGCGGTGGATCGCACCACCTATACGCTCGGGGTGCGCTGGGACTTCCAGAGAGACATGGCGTTCAAGCTGCAATGGGATACCGTGCGTGCCGGCGCTGGGGCCAGCTTCTCGTTTCCCAATGCCAATCCCGCCTGGGATGGCAAGACCGAAGTGCTCAGTGTCACATTGGATTTCGTGTTCTGATGATGCGTGTCCTGCTCGCCATGATCTTCTCGGCCTTCGTTTGGGGCGCTGCGGAAGCAAGGGCCGAGCTGGTGGTCGTCGTCAATCCACAAAGTGGCATCGAGCGGCTTGGTGAGGATGATGTCATCAACATCTTCCTTGGTCGTTACCGGCGTCTGCCTTCCGGCCTCGCCGCCGAACCGGTGGACATCGCGGATGGTTCTTCATTGCGCGCCCGCTTCTATCGAAGCCTCGTCAACAAGAGCCTGCCCGAAATCAATGCCTACTGGGCGCGGCTCGTCTTTTCCGGCAAGACACGGCCGCCACACACAGTCGGCAGCGTCGAAGAGGCCTTGCGATTCGTCGCCAGCCAGCCGGGCGGACTGGCATATCTCGAGCGCGCCCAGGTCGATCGGCGCGTGAAGATCGTCTTCGAGCTGGCGGAATAGGCGATGGCGGATGGTAAGGGATATTGGCGGCAGGGCATCCTCGCCCGCGGCTTGCTGTCCGTCGTCGGCATCGCATTGCTGGTCGGCGTGATCGCCACCTTGCTGGCGCGCCAGACGATCGACGCGCGCCTGCATGATGAAGCCATGACCCGGCTGACCGAACTGGTCGATACGGTCGAGAGCACCGCCGCGGTGGCCTGTTTCGCCAATGACGAGCAGTTGGCCAACGAAGTCGCACAAGGTCTGTTGCGCAATAGCGATGTGATGAGGGTGATCATTCTTGGCCGGGATGGTGAGCTGGTGATGGTCGATCGCGAGGTGGCACGGGAAACCATGGGCGAACCCCTGCTCGTCCAGCGGAAACTCCGGTCACCGTTCAAATCCGCCGAGACGATCGGCGAAATCCGTCTCGAAGCCGATCGCGCGCTGATCGATACACGCATCGCGCAGGAGCTCTGGCTGGTGAGTCTGTTGCTCGTCAGCCAATTGCTGGCGCTGATCATGACGGTAGCCGTTGCCTTGTATTGGTGGGTTCTGCGACCGATCAAGGCGACTTCCGACCGCTTGCACCATCTCGACGCTGCGGGCGGCGAACGCCTGCCCATCCCGGAGGGTCACGAAACCACCGAGATCGGTCGTCTCGTCACCGACATCAACGAATTGACCGCGCAGCTGGTGGTCACCCTGGAACAGGAGCGCCTGTTGCGACGCCAACATGAAATCGATCAGCGCAAATATCGCAATCTGTTCGACAACGCCAGCTCGGGCATTTTCGTCGCAGATCGCGAAGGACGGCTTGTCTCCTGCAATCGCGCTTTCTGCGGACTGGCTGGTTTGCCAACGAGAAACGATGCGAAAGGGTGCTGGCTGACCGATGCAAGGTGGGATGCGCCCGGTGAGCTGTTGGCCATACTCCGCGCCTGTCTGGACGCACCGCCCGAAACCGAGCCCTATGCGGACGATTACCTGATCCGCGACCGCCGAGGGGAGGAACGCTGGCTGCATGTGATGATGGTGCCGCTTGGTGATGGCAACGTGCAGGGGACGGTCACCGATGTGACGCAGCGCAAGCGGGAAGAACTGGCGGCGCGGCGCCTGGCCGTTACCGACGCGCTGACGGGTTTCCCCAATCGGGCCGGTCTGCAACGCAGCCTCGCCGATCTCGACCCGGATGGCGAGCCGTTTGCGCTGGTGATGGTCGATCTCGACGACTTCAAGCAGATCAACGATGCGCTCGGCTTCCCCACGGGCGATGCGTTGTTGATCGCTGTCGCCGCTCGTCTGCGCGAGCTGCTTGGCGAAAGGGATCGCGTGGCACGCATCGGCAGTGACGAATTTGCGTTGCTATTGGCAGGCGTCAGCGACAGGCAGGCGATAACTACGCGTCTGGAGCAGTTGATCGGCCGGCTGAAACAGCCCTACGAAATCAGGCTGCACAACGACCGCCAAACCATGGAGATAGGAGTCAGCATCGGAGCCGCCTTGTTCCCGGCCGATGGCTGTGACGTCCAGCAATTGCTGCGCGCAGCGGAGCTTGCCCTGAACAGCGCACGCACGACGGGTGAATGCAGCTGGAAGCTATTTGATCCTGCCTTACAGACGGAGGCCGAGCATCGGCGCCGGCTCGAGGACGATCTGCGCGCTGCCGTGGCTGGACGCGAGTTGCAACTGGCCTATCAGCCGATCGTCGAATTGGCGACGGGGATGATCATTGGTGCCGAGGCGTTGTTGCGCTGGCCCCATCCACAGCGTGGCATGGTGCCGCCGGACGTTTTCATTCCCCTCGCCGAGGAGATCGGTCTGATAGGCGTCATCGGGCTGGAGGTAGTCGATGCGGTCTGCCGCCAGCTGGCGCACTGGCGGCAGGCTGGACATGTGCTGTATTGTTCTCTCAACGTTTCGGCGCGCCAGATCCCCGATGCACTGCCCCCCGCGCACCTGCTCGAACTGCTCAGCCGACACGCCGTGCCACCGTCCAGTCTGGCGCTCGAGATCACCGAGAGCCTGCTGATGCGTGATGTCACGGTCGCCCAGAGGTGGATCGAAAGCTTGCGTGTGGCTGGAGTGCGTATCTTCCTCGATGATTTCGGCACGGGCTTTTCATCGCTGTCCTATCTCAAACGCTTTCCGCTCGATACGGTCAAGATCGACAAATCGTTCATCCGCGATCTCCATGACGACCGCAACGACCGCGGGCTCGTCGAGGCGATCATCGCGATGGCAGAAACGCTGGGTCTGCATGTCGTCGCCGAAGGTATCGAAGATGCACGGCAACTCGCATTATTGAAGGAAATGCGCTGTCGTTATGGCCAAGGCTATCTTTTCGCCCGTCCCATGGCCGCAGAAGATTTTGCGGCAATGCTGGCGTCGGAACGGGCCAAATCTGGAGGCGCGTGACGCATGGCCGACTTGCGCAATCTCGTCGCTGCCTTACCGATTCTGTTCTGCGCCACGCCGGGATCGGCGGCGGAAGTTTCGGAACATGATTACTTCGGCGAGCTGCCGATCGTCCTGACGGTCAGCCGCCTCGCTCAGCCGCTCAACGAGACACCGGGCGCCGTCACGGTGATCGAGCGCGAGATGATCCGGCGTTCCGGAGCGCGCGAACTGGCCGATCTATTGCGGTTGGTACCCGGTTATCTGGCATCGGGTTACAACGGCGCCAACCCGACCGCTTCCTATCATGTGCCGCTCGATGATTACGGTGTTCGCAACCTCGTGCTGATCGATGGTCGTCCGGTCTATTCGGCCTATTATCTGGGTGGCACGGCCGACGGGATGATGGGCGTACTGCTCGAGGATGTGGAACGCATCGAGGTGCTGCGGGGCTCGAATTCGGCTGCCTACGGGGCGAACGCGATGTTCGGTGTCATCAACGTCATCACCCGTCATGCCCAGGATACGCATGGTTTGGAAGCGTCCGTCAGCACAGGCGGCGGCGCGATCCGCGACAACTATGCGCGCATTGGTTGGGGCGGCCCCGCCGCCAGTTTTCGTCTCAGCACCGGACGGCGCAGCGACAGTGGCTATGCCAATCTCTATGATGACAAGACCATCAGCCAGCTGCATTTCCGCGCTGACCTGCGCCCCGCACCCGATCAGGAGCTGCTGTTTTCCGCCGGGGTAGTCGATCGCTCCAGCGGCGAAGGTTTTGCCGATCAGCCAGGCAATCCACCGCGTACCAGAAGTTGGCAAAACATTCACCTGCTCGGCCAATGGCGGCAGCAGTCCGGGGCGGGTGAGGAGCTCAAGCTGACCGCCAGCTTCAACGAGGAAACGCTGCGTGAGCGTTTCACCTATCCCTATGACGCGAGCGTCATCGTCAGCGGCGATGGCTACGGTCGGCGCGTCAATCTCGAACTGCAGCAGCAAACCCAGATCGGGAAACAGCTGCGTGCCGTGTGGGGCGCCGGTTACCGTTATGAGGATGCCGTCTCGCGGCCGCTTTACAACACCGACGATCCGGTGGCGCTCCATGAGGAACGCCTGTTCGGCAACCTCGAATGGCGCCCGCATCCGCATTGGTTGATCAATGCCGGTGGCTTTGCCGCTCACCACAGCCGCATCGGCGGCTACTTCTCGCCACGCCTGATGGCCAATTATCTGGTCACGTCACAGCATACGCTGCGTTTCGGCATGACCAGCGCCGTGCGGACGCCGACCCTGTTCGAGCTGGCCAGCGATGTGCGTTTTTATCCGCAGGATGTTGTCAGGCTGTCGGGGGCGGGCAAGATGCTCGAAGCCCTGCTCGCCTCGGCGCACCAGCCTTTCCTGCTCTATAAGGCAAGCGGAGAGGCCCGACCGGAACGACTCAGGGTGATCGAGTTCGGCTATTTCGGCAACCTGAGCGAGCAGCGGATGACCCTTGATGTGCGAGCCTATCTGGAAAAGATGGAGGATCTGCTTGCCAAGGATCGCCGTGCTAACGTCGCCTGGTATGTTACGCCAGCCAACCCGTTCGGCATTCCAGCCGGCGTGGCCATCCCGGTGCAGGATTTTCGCAATACGTCGGGCTTCCGCACCCGCGGCATCGAGTATCAGTTGCGCTGGAAACCCTTCCAGACGACGGAAATCTGGTTGAACCAGTCTTTCCAGCATCTGCATTGGGAAGAAGTCGGCAACCGGCCCTTCCCGCCCAGCCAAGCCACAACGATCGCCTGGTTCCAGCAGTTGCCAGCTGCATGGGATTTCACAGTCATCTATCAATCGCTCGGCAGTCATTCTTGGGGCGCCGGGTCGGATCCCCTACCGGCCCAGCAGCGCCTCGATGCCCGTCTGGCCAAGCAATTCGCGCTCGGCACGACACGTTTGGAAGCAGCGCTAGCCATCCAGGCGGCGAATGGTAGTCTGCCTGTATATGCGCCCGATAGCGAGATGAGACTCGAGCGCCGCATCTGGGGCACATTGCGTATTGCATTTTGAGCGATAATGACACACGCTTTTCGCTTCGTTAAAAAAAATGACATTCGGGGAGATGCCAAAGAAAGCCGTTGCCATGCTTGCCTTGCTGTTCTCTCTGCCGGGGCTCGCCGGCGGGAGTGATGGCATTCGCCAGCTGCTGGCATTGAGTTTGGAGGAGCAGATGGCCATCACGGTGAAGATTGCCAGTCAGACGGAGCAGTCGATGGCCGAGGCTCCCGCGGTGGTGTCGGTGATCACCGCCGACGATCTGCGCGCCACCGGCGCGACCAATCTGATGGAAATCCTGCAGAGCGTGCCGGGCGTGTATGTGAAAACCAATCTGTTCGGCGCCAAACCGCTGCTCTCCATGCGCGGTGCTTCCGGCGTCAATGTGCTGCTGATGATCAACGGCGCGCCGGCCAAGGATCTGGTTTGGTCGCCCGGCATCTTCTGGAAGGGTGTGCCGGCGAACATGATCGAGCGTATCGAGATCATCCGCGGTCCCGGCTCGGCGCTGTTCGGCGCGGATGCCGCGGCGGGCGTGATCAACGTGATCACCAAAACTGCCGGGAAAATTCCCGGTGGCGAGGCCGGGGTCCGGGTCGGCAGCGATGACAGCTGGGCGGGCTGGCTGCAGCAGGGAGGGGAGTGGAACGGCTTCGACATCGCCTTCACTGCCGATCTGTCCGCTACCGATGGCTATTCACCCTGGATTGCCCGCGACAAGCTGGGGGCCGCCGGGAATGCTTACGTTGGCCATGACGATGCCGATCTGCATCTGTCGATCGCCCGGCAGCATTGGCGTTTGCTGGTCGATCACACGCGCCACGAGAACGTCGGCATCGGCCTCACCGGCGGCGCCGTGCTCGATCCGCTGACGAGAGCGCGGGACCGTCAGTCGAGCCTGGCCCTGCTTTATCGCAATGATGCGCTGAGCACCGATTGGGGTGTGTCGGGTGAGGCGCGTTATCGTGATCTCGCCTATGACTCTGGCAATGGTTTCTGGGAGAAGCCGCCGGGCCCGGGCGAGTTGCGCAATGCGCTCTCTGTCGCCGAGCGCCGTTTCAATGTCGAAGGGGTGGTGCATTATCGCGGGCTGCGTGATCAGCTGATCCAGTTGGGTGCTGGGCACGTCTGGCAGACGCCCTATGACGTCAGCCAAACCCTGAACGGCGTGGCGGGCGTGTTCGTACCCGAGAAAACGCGTCGCAATGCTTATTTTTTTGCTCAGGATATCTGGCATCTCGCGCCGGATTGGGAGCTGACGGCCGGCGCGCGTTACGACCGTTATTCCGATTTCGGCAGTACGCTCAATCCGCGCCTGGCGCTGGTCTGGCAGAGCAGCCCGCGGCTGACCACCAAACTGATGTATGGGCGGGCGTTCAGGGCGCCTTCGTATCTCGAGCTGTATTCGCAGACGGCAGCCAATGCGGCCAACCCCGATCTGCGGCCGGAACGCTCGCGCACGGTCGAGTTGTCGTTCACTTGGCGCGCCAGTCGCGCTCTGAATCTCGGCATGAATGTCTATCGCTTCGTGCGCAGCGACGTCATCGCGCCGGAAGCGCAGCCGCCCTATCGCTTCGCGAATCTGGGCCGTTATGCCAGCAACGGCGTCGAGCTGGAAGCGCAGTGGCAGGTGGGTCGCTACCTGCGACTGAGCGGCAATGTGAGTCAAATGCAGCTCGGCGCCGTCGATGATCCGCTGCGCGATCTGGCCATCCCGCGACGCCAAGCCTACCTGCGTGCCGACTGGGCGATCGCACCGAAGTGGCACTGGAATCTCCAGGCCCACTGGTTCGATCGGCGCCCCTTGCCCGCCAATGATCCGCGCACGCCGCTGGGCAGCAAACTCTGGTTGTCGACCAGTCTGCGCTACTTCCATGGCAGCGACTGGGAATTCGCCGCCACCCTCCGCAACCTGGCGGACCGCGACCTGCGTGAATATTCGAGTCGTGCGCTGGTGGACAATCTTCCCTTGCCCGGCCGCAGTTTCGCAGCCGAACTCCGCTACAAGTTCTGATCTGCGCCATGGGCCGCTTGCTCCTCCGCTTCCTCCTGCTGTGCCTGGTCACTATGACTTTGGTATCAGAGGCACTGGCTGCACCCCTCGTCTGGGTGGTGTTGGCCGAGAGCGGCGGTGTGCATCTGGAAACCGCGAACGACCTGAAGGCGGCTCTGGCCGAAACCGCTGATGTGCGCGTCGATCGCGCCACGGAGCTCTTTGCCGGCAGAGGCGCAAGACCGGACCTGATCGTCACCGTGGGCACGGCTGCCCTCGACGGCGCACTCGAACAATTACCGAAGAAGGATGCCGGCTGGTCGAAAATTCCGCTCATCGCCACACTCGTACCGCAGTCGATCGTCGAGGCGCGACGGGCGATCGTCGGCGCGCGTCCATTCACTGCCGTCGTACTCGATCAGCCCCTCTCGCGCCAACTCGCACTGATCCGGCGTGCGTTGCCGGAAAGCCAGCGGGTCGGCGTGGTACCCGGGCCGCAGACGCGGGCCTATCTGGCGCAGCTCGAAAAGGAAACGCGGGCCCATGGACTGCAACTGATCGTCGGGCCCGAAGTGCGTGCGCCGGAGGAGATCTATCCGTCTTTGAAGGAAGTGCTGGTGCGTGCCGATGTCGTGCTGGCGCTGCCGGAGCCGCTGGTCTATAACGCCGGGACGTTACAGAACATTCTGCTCACCACTTACCGCGCGCGGGTGCCGCTGGTCGCATTCTCATCGGCCTACGTCAAGGCCGGCGCATTGCTGGCCGTCTATTCGTCACCATCACAGGTGGCACGGCAAACCGCCCAAGTCTTACGCGACTGGCTGGCAGAGCGCAGGCTCCCACCGATCGTTTTTATTCGCGAATTCACGGTCGTCGCCAACGACAGGGTGGCGGCTTCGCTTGGCTTGCCTCCCTTCGATGTCGATGAGATCGCCGCTGACCTGCGTCGGCTGGAGGCGGGTCGATGACGCGCTCGACCCTGAGCTTCCGTGTGCGTCTGCTGCTTGGGTCGGTTTTGCCCGCCTTGATCATGGTGCTGCTGTTGGGTGCGGTGTTTTTCGATCGCTATCAGAACGATCTGGAATCGGTTTTCCAGGAGCGCGGTTATGCCGTTGCCCATCAAATCGGCGCTGCCGCCGAATATGCGTTGTTTAGCGGTAGCCACGACACCTTGGGCCGCCTGGCCGATGTCGCCCGGCAGAGCGATCCGACGATCGTGGTGGTCACCGTGTTCGACGCCACCGGTCGTCAGGTCGCCCATTCCGGTGCGGTGCCGCTTCACCGTTTGCCCCTCATCAATTCGCCGCAGGTATACAGGGGCGATCGTGTGACGGCGCTACAAACGCCGGTGTTCCAAACCATCCTGCAGTTGCAGGACGAGCTTTCCGACGTACGGCCACCGGAGCAGAAAATCGTCGGCTACATCGCCGTGGAAATCGCCCGCGATGCGCTCGAAGCGCGCAAGCGCGAAATGCTGGAAATCACCCTGGCCATCATGCTGGGCGGACTCTTGCTGGCGAGCTGGCTGTCGCTACGCATCGCCCACGGCGTGCTCACTACACTGGACACGGCACAGAAGGCGCTCAGACGGCAGATGGAAACCGCAGAGCTGCTGGCGCGCACCGATGCGCTGACAGGGCTGGCCAACCGGCGCGCCTTCGACGAGGTGGCGCAGCAGGAAATCCAACGCGCCCAGCGCTATGGGACGCCGCTGACCCTCGTGCTGGCCGATCTCGATCATTTCAAGGCGATCAACGACAGCCACGGTCACGATGTCGGCGATTGCGTGTTACAGGACTTTGCGCGCATCCTGGCCGGATCGGTGCGCAACGTCGATCTGGTCGGCCGCTGGGGTGGTGAGGAGTTCGCCATCCTGATGCCGGGGACCGACTTAACGGAGGCCACGCAAGCAGCAGAGCGCATGCGCAGACAGGTCGAACAGGCACAGTTGTGTATCGAGGAGACAACGTGCCGCTATACGGCGAGCTTTGGTGTCGCCGCGTTCCGTGCCGACATGCCGACGCTGGCCTCATTACTCGGTCGTGCCGACATGGCGTTGTATCGGGCCAAGCGCCTGGGGCGCAACCGCGTCGAGGTCGGCTAGCCAGCCAATCCCAGCCAGCGCAGGATCTCCAGCGTGAGCCCCGCCTGGTTCAGCGTGTAAAAGTGCAGCCCCGGGGCTCCAAGAGCGAGCAGGCGATCACACAGCTCGGTGACCACATCGAGGCCGAAGGCGCGGATCGAGTCGGTGTCATCGCCGAAGCTTTCGAATTTCTTGCGCATCCAGCGCGGGATCTCGGCGCCGCTCGCGTCGGCGAAACGGGCGAGCTTGGCAAAGCTGCCGATCGGCATGATGCCCGGCACGATCGGGATCGTGATGCCCAGCGCGCGCGCCTCGCTGACGAAATGAGCGTAGGCATCGGCGTTGTAGAAGAACTGCGTGATCGCCGAGTTGGCGCCTGCCTCGACCTTGCGCTTGAAATTCAGCAGGTCTTCGCGCGGGCTCTTCGCCTGCGGATGCCATTCCGGGTAGGCGGCGACCTCGATATGGAACCAGTCACCGGTCTCTTGGCGGATGAAGGCGACGAGCTCGTTGGCATAGCGAAATTCGCCGACATCGGCCATGCCGGAAGGCAGATCACCGCGCAGGGCGACGATACGGCGAATGCCGTGATCACGGTAGTCATGCAGGATCTTGCGGATGTTCTCGCGTGTCGAGCCGATGCAGGAAAGGTGCGGGCAGGCAGCGATGCCTTCGGCGGCGATTTCCATGATGATGTCGAAGGTGCGCTCGCGCGTCGAGCCGCCGGCGCCATAAGTGACGGAGAAGAAGCTCGGCGCCAGCGCGGCGAGCCGGGCGCGCGTCGCACGCAATTTTTCGAGACCCTCTGCCGTTTGCGGTGGGAAGAATTCGCAGGAGATTTCAGGTTTCATGACGGGCATGGAGAAAGAATTCACGGTTGCCGTCGCCGCCGGTGATCGGGCTGGCGAACCAATCGAGCACGGCAAGGTGGTGGGCCGCGCAGCAGGCGGTGAGCTTGTCGCGCACCGCAGGGTAGAGGGAGCCGTCGCTGACGATGCCGCCCTTGCCGATGTGTTCGGGCCCGACCTCGAACTGGGGTTTCACGAGCAGCAGCATCTCGCCGTGCGGCGCGAGGAAGGGCGGCAGTTGCGGAAGGATCAGGGTGAGCGAGATGAAGGAGACATCGGCGACGATCAGGTCGAAGTGCCGTCCTGCCAGCGCCGAGTTTGCGAGCGCGCGCGCGTTGATCCCCTCGTGGGCTTCGACGCGCGGATCACGAGCAAGCCGCGGGTGCAACTGGCTGTGGCCGACGTCGATGCCGACCACCTTCGCCGCGCCGTGCTGCAAGAGGCAGTCGGTGAAGCCGCCCGTCGATTGGCCGATGTCGAGGCAGGTCTTGCCGGCGACGACGATGTGGGTGCGGTCGAGCGCGCCGGCGAGCTTGATGCCGCCGCGTGAGACGTATTCGGCCTCGGCTGCGGGGGCGAGAGTGAGCACCGCACTTTCCGGCAATAGCTGCGCCGGCTTGGTGATCGCCTCACCAGCGAGGCTGACCCGACCAAGCTCGATCAGCCGCTGCGCCGCGGTGCGCGAGGGCGCAAGGCCCTGCCGCACCAGCAGGGCATCGGCGCGCAGGCCAGCATGCTGGACGGCCGGACGCACGGTGGGCTTTCTCGACCGCGCCGCACGGGCATGAAACGAGTTCATGCTCATCGCGGGATCAGTACCGGTAGTGCTCCGCCTTGTACGGTCCCTCGACCGGCACGCCGATGTAGGCGGCCTGCTCGGGCGTGAGTGTGGTCAATTGCGCGTTCAGTTTCTTGAGCTGCAGTCGGGCCACCTTCTCGTCCAGATGCTTGGGCAGCGTATAGACACCGACCGGGTATTGCCCGGCCTTGGTGAATAGCTCGATCTGCGCCAGCGTCTGGTTGGCGAACGAGGAGCTCATCACATAGGACGGGTGGCCGGTGGCGCAACCGAGATTCACGAGCCGCCCCTTGGCGAGCAGGATGATGCGGCGGCCATCCGGGAAGATCACGTGATCGACCTGGGGCTTGATTTCCTCCCAGCGGTATTTTTCGAGCGAGGCGACGTCGATCTCGTTGTCGAAGTGGCCGATGTTGCAGACGATCGCCTGATCTTTCATCTTGATCATGTGATCATGCGTGATCACATGCCAGTTGCCGGTGGCGGTGACGAAGATGTCGGCCTTGTCGCAGGCGTAGTCCATCGTCACGACGCGGTAGCCTTCCATCGCCGCCTGCAGCGCGCAGATCGGGTCTATCTCGGTGACCCACACCTGGGCGGAAAGCGCCCGCAAGGCCTGCGCCGAGCCCTTGCCGACATCGCCATAGCCGCACACCACCGCGATCTTGCCGGCGATCATTACGTCGGTGGCGCGCTTGATGCCATCGACCAGCGATTCGCGGCAGCCGTAGAGGTTGTCGAACTTCGACTTGGTGACCGAGTCGTTGACGTTGATCGCCGGCACTTTCAGCTCGCCTTTGGCGTGCATCTGATATAGGCGATGCACGCCGGTGGTGGTCTCCTCCGTGATTCCCTTGATCTTTGCCAGGCGCGTCGAATACCAGGTCGGCTCCTTGGCGAGCTTCGCCTTGATCGCCGCGAAGAGGATGCGCTCTTCTTCGGAAGAAGGCTGGGACAGCACGGCAGGATCTTTTTCCGCCTTGGCGCCCAGATGCAAAAGCAACGTCGCGTCACCACCATCGTCGAGGATCATGTTGGAATGGCCGCCGTCGGGCCATTCGAAGATGCGATGGGTGAATTCCCAATATTCTTCGAGCGTTTCGCCCTTCTTGGCAAAGACGCTGACGCCGTCCTGCGCGATCGCGGCGGCGGCGTGATCCTGGGTCGAAAAGATGTTGCACGAGGCCCAACGCACTTCGGCGCCCAGCGCGGTGAGCGTCTCGATCAGCACCGCGGTCTGGATCGTCATGTGCAGGCTGCCGGAGATGCGTGCACCCTTGAGCGGTTGGCTGGCGGCGTATTCCTCGCGGATCGCCATCAGCCCCGGCATCTCGGTTTCGGCGATCTTGATTTCCTTGCGGCCCCAGTCGGCAAGATTGATGTCGGCGACGACATAGTCGGCATGGTGGGTCATAGTCACACTCCATTCAAGTCAATGAATGGGCGCCGTTACTATGTCCGCCGCGGCGAGCCTGACGATCGGGAACGATCGCTGCAGCGCCCCTCGCCGCGGTGGAAGGATTTTACAGCCCGGCGTCGTTGCGCAACGCAGCGGCCTTGTTTTGTCTTCGGCCGGTGCTACGCACCTTAACATCGCAAGCGATGTTAGCCTTCGACGAAGCACAGATCAGCGCCTCCGGCGTGGCCTTACAG includes the following:
- a CDS encoding TonB-dependent receptor plug domain-containing protein, translated to MPKKAVAMLALLFSLPGLAGGSDGIRQLLALSLEEQMAITVKIASQTEQSMAEAPAVVSVITADDLRATGATNLMEILQSVPGVYVKTNLFGAKPLLSMRGASGVNVLLMINGAPAKDLVWSPGIFWKGVPANMIERIEIIRGPGSALFGADAAAGVINVITKTAGKIPGGEAGVRVGSDDSWAGWLQQGGEWNGFDIAFTADLSATDGYSPWIARDKLGAAGNAYVGHDDADLHLSIARQHWRLLVDHTRHENVGIGLTGGAVLDPLTRARDRQSSLALLYRNDALSTDWGVSGEARYRDLAYDSGNGFWEKPPGPGELRNALSVAERRFNVEGVVHYRGLRDQLIQLGAGHVWQTPYDVSQTLNGVAGVFVPEKTRRNAYFFAQDIWHLAPDWELTAGARYDRYSDFGSTLNPRLALVWQSSPRLTTKLMYGRAFRAPSYLELYSQTAANAANPDLRPERSRTVELSFTWRASRALNLGMNVYRFVRSDVIAPEAQPPYRFANLGRYASNGVELEAQWQVGRYLRLSGNVSQMQLGAVDDPLRDLAIPRRQAYLRADWAIAPKWHWNLQAHWFDRRPLPANDPRTPLGSKLWLSTSLRYFHGSDWEFAATLRNLADRDLREYSSRALVDNLPLPGRSFAAELRYKF
- a CDS encoding putative bifunctional diguanylate cyclase/phosphodiesterase encodes the protein MADGKGYWRQGILARGLLSVVGIALLVGVIATLLARQTIDARLHDEAMTRLTELVDTVESTAAVACFANDEQLANEVAQGLLRNSDVMRVIILGRDGELVMVDREVARETMGEPLLVQRKLRSPFKSAETIGEIRLEADRALIDTRIAQELWLVSLLLVSQLLALIMTVAVALYWWVLRPIKATSDRLHHLDAAGGERLPIPEGHETTEIGRLVTDINELTAQLVVTLEQERLLRRQHEIDQRKYRNLFDNASSGIFVADREGRLVSCNRAFCGLAGLPTRNDAKGCWLTDARWDAPGELLAILRACLDAPPETEPYADDYLIRDRRGEERWLHVMMVPLGDGNVQGTVTDVTQRKREELAARRLAVTDALTGFPNRAGLQRSLADLDPDGEPFALVMVDLDDFKQINDALGFPTGDALLIAVAARLRELLGERDRVARIGSDEFALLLAGVSDRQAITTRLEQLIGRLKQPYEIRLHNDRQTMEIGVSIGAALFPADGCDVQQLLRAAELALNSARTTGECSWKLFDPALQTEAEHRRRLEDDLRAAVAGRELQLAYQPIVELATGMIIGAEALLRWPHPQRGMVPPDVFIPLAEEIGLIGVIGLEVVDAVCRQLAHWRQAGHVLYCSLNVSARQIPDALPPAHLLELLSRHAVPPSSLALEITESLLMRDVTVAQRWIESLRVAGVRIFLDDFGTGFSSLSYLKRFPLDTVKIDKSFIRDLHDDRNDRGLVEAIIAMAETLGLHVVAEGIEDARQLALLKEMRCRYGQGYLFARPMAAEDFAAMLASERAKSGGA
- a CDS encoding TonB-dependent receptor plug domain-containing protein; the encoded protein is MADLRNLVAALPILFCATPGSAAEVSEHDYFGELPIVLTVSRLAQPLNETPGAVTVIEREMIRRSGARELADLLRLVPGYLASGYNGANPTASYHVPLDDYGVRNLVLIDGRPVYSAYYLGGTADGMMGVLLEDVERIEVLRGSNSAAYGANAMFGVINVITRHAQDTHGLEASVSTGGGAIRDNYARIGWGGPAASFRLSTGRRSDSGYANLYDDKTISQLHFRADLRPAPDQELLFSAGVVDRSSGEGFADQPGNPPRTRSWQNIHLLGQWRQQSGAGEELKLTASFNEETLRERFTYPYDASVIVSGDGYGRRVNLELQQQTQIGKQLRAVWGAGYRYEDAVSRPLYNTDDPVALHEERLFGNLEWRPHPHWLINAGGFAAHHSRIGGYFSPRLMANYLVTSQHTLRFGMTSAVRTPTLFELASDVRFYPQDVVRLSGAGKMLEALLASAHQPFLLYKASGEARPERLRVIEFGYFGNLSEQRMTLDVRAYLEKMEDLLAKDRRANVAWYVTPANPFGIPAGVAIPVQDFRNTSGFRTRGIEYQLRWKPFQTTEIWLNQSFQHLHWEEVGNRPFPPSQATTIAWFQQLPAAWDFTVIYQSLGSHSWGAGSDPLPAQQRLDARLAKQFALGTTRLEAALAIQAANGSLPVYAPDSEMRLERRIWGTLRIAF
- a CDS encoding ABC transporter substrate-binding protein — protein: MTLVSEALAAPLVWVVLAESGGVHLETANDLKAALAETADVRVDRATELFAGRGARPDLIVTVGTAALDGALEQLPKKDAGWSKIPLIATLVPQSIVEARRAIVGARPFTAVVLDQPLSRQLALIRRALPESQRVGVVPGPQTRAYLAQLEKETRAHGLQLIVGPEVRAPEEIYPSLKEVLVRADVVLALPEPLVYNAGTLQNILLTTYRARVPLVAFSSAYVKAGALLAVYSSPSQVARQTAQVLRDWLAERRLPPIVFIREFTVVANDRVAASLGLPPFDVDEIAADLRRLEAGR